A segment of the Meles meles chromosome 4, mMelMel3.1 paternal haplotype, whole genome shotgun sequence genome:
agagagagcaagagcatgagcatgtgggggagaggggcagggagagagggagaagcagtctcacAACTGAGCAGGGAATTCCACACAGGACTCTcttccaggacctgagatcacaacctgagcagaagtcagacacttaactgactgagcctcccaggtgctcctgggcactttattttattttattcttttattttattttatcttattttattcttttattttactttactttatttcagagaaagaatgagtgagtgagagagcagaagcaggaggaacagcagagggagagggagaagcagacttcccgcagagcagagagccccaaacaGGGCTGGATtgcaggactctgagatcatgacctgaactgaaggcagacacttaactgactgaaccacccaggtgcccctggaccctTCATTCTTaaatcaaaaacctgtacacacaAAAGCAGCTTGGGTACTTGTGctataaaaaaaaccaaaatccaaaTATGTAGGGCACACATTTAGCTTTCTTACCAATTAAGTGTTCTTAGTGGGTTATTTCTTCGGTAAGGTCCACAAGATTtggaaaatgaaacagatatTAAGGattgtaggtttttttgttttgttttgttttggtttggtgtttgtttgtttgcttgtttgttttctgttctcaACTGGGTTCCTAAACTTGGGACATAATAAATATGCCCTCCAGAccacaaagtatttttttagaaCTTTAAGCAGAACAAAATTCTCGCTGTGTTACCCATTCGATACAATATCTTGAGGGATAGGATGAATAAAACACCAATCTTATAGGGACAATTACCTTACAATTATATTCATCTACCCAAGCTAGTTGAATGAGAGATGACATCTTTGCTCATAAACAATTGCTTTGAAAacctaatgaaaatttaaaagtctgccttcatttaaaaaaaaaaaaaaggtctttgaaGGTTAATGTATTTCGTTTTGACTGGAGACTAATTAAGCATTCTTATTAAAATGGGCACATGCTACTAACCCACTGCTGGGCTATATAAGCGTCCAGTAGAAGGTAACAGTCACACTCAGCAAACCTCTCTGCAACTCAGCTGAACTCAGAACTCGACATGCATTACAACTGCAGCCCTGGAAACTTCTCCCACTCTCTTGGAGGTTACCTGGGGTACCCATGTTCCACCTATGATTCTTTCTACCCCAGCAATGTAGTCTAGTCTCCCAGCACCTGCCAGCTGGGCTCCTCTGTCTTCGGTGGCTATCAGGAGATCTGCTGTGAGCCTACAAGTTTGGGGACATCCTGTGCTGGAGCCAGATCCTACCAGAAATCCTGCTTCTGCCCAAAGAAATCCATCTTCTTCAGTCCCTGTCACACAAATTACATGGGGTCTCTGGGATGTGGAAATATTTGCCTTGGGTCTCTTCATTGTGGAAGCACTGGTTTCCAGTCTCTGGGCTGTGGGTCCAGCTTCAGTGACCCAACTTACTTTACTTCCAGGAGTTGCCAGTCAACTTGTTACCAACCAGCCTTTAGCTCTCGCTTTTTTGGATCAACTTGCTGAATATTCCCCATTATTTCACCATTGTGTCTGTGCCTTATGAAACCTTAACATGTAGCCTGTCCAGTATCTGCAATTACTGACCATCTGCGTCACCAGGACTTGCCATCACCATCTCTCCCAGAGTATGTGATTCACTGTGGACAAAGTAACCTTGGCCTGTGACCTTTTCTAAATCAGACATATGAGATAAATcttggattttcatttttatgtcaaTTCTCAGTGTCCCTTTCATTCCTCTCcaagaattcttttatttttctcctaggATTCTTTCACTGAAGTATATTTCAAATAGCGCtggcatttaaaataaatttttctgtaCCATGAATTATGgcactccatttttctttttcatatggtCCATTTGTTGAATGTAGCCAGTGCCTTCAACTGTCATCATTAGGTAAgcacctttttgttttgtttgtttcataggTTTTATTACTATGGTACTGAATAGAAAACAAGGAATTTAAAGGATAATTTAAATTACGTGACATATCTTACAGGTTAAGGATTTATGTGCCCTGATAGATGAACTTGTTTATCTGATTGCTTCAGAAAATTTTGTTTCTAGTTAGGCATTCactgcaaaaatatttattgagctttgATTATAGACCTGGCATCATCCTGAATAAAGGCATAAATTCCCTGCCTTCATGAagttcacacacacaccattctAATTTACTGTCATGTAGCAAGTGCAATAATGGGGACAAAAAATTAAGTTTCAATAGGAATACAAAGAACAGGAACTTCAAAAAAAgtgtgaggggaaaaaatgtgtgAGGAAATCACATAAAACTCATCATTGACAACCCGAAGAGTTACCATttcgtattaaaaaaaaaaaaaaaatcttattgatTTAATGTGTTAGTTGTTGTCCTTTGAGAAATATCTGCCAAATAGGGTTTGATCTAAAAGACACTTTTTGGAGAAAATGCCTGTCAGGGAAAATGGAGAGGTAGCTGGAGAATTCTGGGAGAGTCATCAGACCACAATGAAGATCTGAATtcagtgaaggaaagagagaagcaaagaagGAATGTTGGCTTAGAATAACCTTCTTCAGAGCAGATCCAAGAAAGCCTTGATAAGCTATCCATTAAAGTAGTTCCGTGTCTCACAGACAGAGCTGGGCCTGCCTTAGTATCCCTGCCAAGCTCAATAACTGGCCAAGGAGAGGGCACGGTATGACGTTGGCATGCATGTGGTGGTAGATTCAGAGACTGGAGACTAGAGATGTCAGTCAGTTATCTTCCCTGCAGAGGCAGGTGTGAGAACTACATCATCAGAGCTTCCATGATGTTTATTCTGATTTATAGTAAGGCAAAATAGTGATAAATGgtgaaatgataaataaaaagatggaatttttcatgaattaaattttttttttacttaatttggtCAAAAAATTAATTCCTGAAACAGACCCTATCTAGGACTCAGTGAGTGAAACTCTAACCCTATTGCTGAGTATGAGAAGGAATTGAGAATTACTGGATGGCCATCTTTGATTTTAAATATAACTAATGTATTAAACATGCTAGACCCAATAGTGTGTAATTAAGACATTGCTTCATCTTTCTTGTGATATTGAATTTCACACTTGACCTGAGGGCTCTAACTAGCCTGGATCTCTGAACAATTCCATGGGCAGATCTATGATCACATTAAGATATTAAGAAACATCTTTATCTCACATTAGTAGTTAATTTCAATCCactataaattaaaaatcagcATTATAGCTACATCGAGcctcctccctttttctttaatttaggCCTGTCATGTGATTTGACAGGCCACTGATGACATGATCTTTGATTTAAACTCCTTGCTCTCCCTTGTCTTCCATCAATATGCTACTCCCAATTTCTCCTGTtcaagccagacagaaaagacagGAGGAAAGAAAGTGAGACTCAGGTCATCCGTTGTAGCATGCCTTAGACTTCTTGTGTCAACGTGACTTCTTTGTTTCAGGAAACTTTTCCTGGGTAAAGGTGAGATTAAACCAATGAATCATTTCACTGTATTCTTCAGGAAACTTTTATGGACTCGCTTACTGGACAAAGTGGTCTGTAGACCTGGAAAAACAGAGCCCAAAGTAAGTAACCATTTGCTTATCGAGAGACCTGTGCCAGTATGTTCTCTTTGCTATGCTCGCCAGTCCTACAATATCACATAATAAATTTGCCCAGTCCCAATCAATTTCCTGCCCTGACACCATTTGAACCTAGAATCTCACTTCTAACACCTCTCTCGGGAGTCAACAGCTCAAACTCCCAGCATCCTCCCCTCATGCAGGAAATTTGGCTATATTTCATTTTGCTTAAGTAACATACTGGCTGATATTCAAAGGTGTTCAAAGGGACGTAAAAGTGTTCACTTAGCTAGTGTTATTTGCGAATCTGTCTTTGCTGTTGAAGATCCTCAGTTTTCACAGGTGTCTGAATAATGGCTCTTTCCCTAGTGGAGACTGTGGTGTGTTTTCCAGAAAGCATCTTGTTACCACCCTACACCACTGCCTGGAACCTTCTCCACTGAACCATTCACCTGACGGTGACCACACTCTTCCACAGCTTCTCGTTAGTTCCTCACTCTCCGTCCCTCCCGTCACCAGAGCTATGCTCCATCCTGCTTTCTTCTGCTAGCATCTGTTTGCTCTAGAGACAGACCTCTTGGCtgagaggaaacacacacactaTCTGCCTATCCATGGAAGCAGAGTTTGCTCCTAGAGCAGCTTCTTTCCACTCAGCCAACACTGATGACTCACTGAAGCATTTTGGGAGAGATACAGGGAATACTAGTCACTGTAACTCACAGCCTCCAAGAAACATAGACAATTTTCTGCCTTGTCCCCTCAGTGACACTAAGGCACAAAATCCCACAGATATCCCATtctttcattatttgtgtatttatttattcatttatttatttaagatttatttatttacttgacagatagagatcacaagcaggcagagagaaaggaggaagcaggctccctgctgagcagagagcctgatgaagggctcaatcccactgagccgaaggcagaggctttaacccactgagccacccaggcgcccctcccactcTTTTTATTAACACGGCACATTTAGCAAACGCATCCATACTCTTCAACTGTCTTCCCTGGGTCAACattctttgttttgcttcatatttcttttcatatattttgtttcatatattttattaacatttttgctGGACAGAAAGGAGAGAGTTTAAAAAAGAGTTGAAATCTATGGCATAGCTCATGTTTGAGAgatgtatattctctccttattCATCTTATTCTCTCCTTATTCATCTAATTGCTTCAGttttggcttttgttgttgttgttgttgttgttgttggacaTTCATTATACAAACCGTTGTTAAGctcttattatataaaatattcctaTTGTATAGGATAAGATTACTGTCGCCACTTCTGGGAAGCCACCACATTGTCCACGGATGgtacttgtgacctctcccttCACAAGAAATGAGaagtactgtgtgtgtgtgtgtgtgtgtgtgtgtgtgtgtgtgtgtgtgtgttgtgggggaggggtgataTCATTTTATCAGAATGAACTACTTGAAAGTAAATCTCTCCCCCTTAACGAATGTCTAAGCCTTAGGAACGTCTAAGCTTCTCTTGAAGGTTAAAACATtctcaaaaactataaaatggtTTGGCTGTGTCTTCTCTTGAGGATGTGACTCGAGAAAGAGAGATACATatggacagacacacacacacacacacggagattTAAGGAATTGTCTCATATGACTTAAGAACTGGCAAGTCCAAAACTACTAGGGCAGGCCAGGGGGCTGAAAACTCAGGCAGGCTTTCTATTTGCCATCTTGGGCAGAATTACTTACTCTAGGAAAAACTTTGTTTTTGCTCTTAAGGCCTTAACTGATTCGATAAAGCCCACCCACATTACCTAGAataatctctttaaaagaaaactgattgtaaatgaaaattaaatctacaaaatatctttttttaagattttattttatttatttgacagagagagatcacaagtagatagagaggcaggcagagagagagagggagggaagcaggctccctgctgagcagagagcctgatgcaggactcgatcccaggaccctgagatcatgacctgagccgaaggctgcagcttaacccactgagccacccaggcaccccaaatctacAAAATGTCTTCACAAGAACAGCAAAACTAGTTCTTAGCCAAACACCTAGGCACCATACCCTAATACAGCTGACACATAGAAATTACCTACCACAATCTCCATTCTCTTGAAAATCTGGACTGAGGATAACTATTGTATAACATATACAGTATAAATTAGTGCATGAGACCTTAAGCAggagtaaattaaaattttacttgtaAGTAATCTTCCTCTcagtttataaaattattttcatacttttttaagatcatttttcttttttttaaagattttatttatttatttgacagagagaaagagagacaatgaGAAAGGGAAAACAAGTAGGAGGAATGGGAtcaggaaaagcaggcttctcgctgagcagggagccaggtgcggggctccatcccaggaccctgggatcataacctgagccacagGGGCATgcttgacaactgagccacccaggggcccccatttTTCAGATTCTTAAGTCTAACTTGTAAGAGAGATTTCTAGCAGTTTCACAGTTGCCCACTGGAATATGGAAACCTCTTAATACATATCTGTGTGTGTTGATAAGAACAATTTCTTTTCTGCTAATGATCTCTCCAATGCAGTCCTGATAGGAACACAACTCTGGCTATCTGTGCACATGAGACATATTCGGGCAGAGGACAATGTTCAAGGAATTTATTTCcaagaaaattttctttgaaggattcatttgtttattttagaaagagcaagagagcacatgagcacatgagcaggggaggtgcaaaggaaagggagagagagaatctccagcagacccaAACCCCCAACCCATGGAGAACcaagcccaatgaagggctccatgagatcatgacctgagctgaaaccaagagtcacccacttaatcaacagagccacccaggcatggcctccctccccaccccctgatAATCTATTTGCCCATCTTATGCTATTTCTGGTCGTAATATTTCTCATGTTTGTTTCATTCATTGGCTTTTGTCATACCAACCCATTTTTGTCATGCCCTTCTTTTATCATTCTCTACCTTTCTGCATTGCTTCCTGCACTTTAACCTGGCATTCATTCTCTTTATAGTTTCCAGAGCTCCTGGCACTATTAGCATTTGCACTGGGTACCTCTTTGTCAGGATAGGGGtgtcctgtgcattgtaagatattttatagtttcccTGACCTCTTCCGCCTGATGCCAGTAGCAccgccaacccccccccccaccaacacacacaccccatctcCCTTGTGGCAATCACAAATGTCACCAGGCATTACCAATTGTCTACTGGAGGCAAAATTATTCTTGATTTAGGACCACTGATTGAGATGGCGTCTGGGGAATGAGGTGCTTGGGATAGTTCTTAACCATGAACACTGAACATATTCCCGATTTGGGATGGAGATAGtgcagtgaaaataaaatatggtattacTCCATGCGTGAATAAGGTATTATAAGTGATGACTACTGGATAAATGCATGTAATTTCGTAAATCTAAAATAATGTTGAGCTACTTACTTGGTAAATACTATTCCACTATCACACATGAATGTAGTAATTGTGATGATGTTGATAATTGTAATGACCTGTTCAACTGcaattagagaaaaaaagatggCATTTTTTGTGACCAGTTTCTCAGTCCCAGAACATTTAACTTCTCTATGGGAATCCTACTCACTCTTTGATCATCCTGGACCAAGAAGAAATAGCAAGACTTGGATTATCTTCTCACTATATTTTCAGACAATTAAGACCAACTGAGACCAATTCCTGGTTTATGGACTTTGCTTTGATATCTTTGGGTATTCTCAGGGTATTCTTCAATTTGTCTGACTCATTCTGTGTACTCCATGAAAAAAGACTTCAATTCTTAGTATCAACCAGCAGTGATGGAGCTGATCATAAACTACCTTTCTTCATTTTGAAGCTTGGAAGCTGATACCACGGGTTTCGCTCTTTAAGTATCTCAACACCTCATTTCAATTCATCATATGAGCACTTTACTGACTTCGAACTTCTTCAGCTG
Coding sequences within it:
- the LOC123940804 gene encoding LOW QUALITY PROTEIN: keratin-associated protein 15-1 (The sequence of the model RefSeq protein was modified relative to this genomic sequence to represent the inferred CDS: substituted 1 base at 1 genomic stop codon); the encoded protein is MHYNCSPGNFSHSLGGYLGYPCSTYDSFYPSNVVXSPSTCQLGSSVFGGYQEICCEPTSLGTSCAGARSYQKSCFCPKKSIFFSPCHTNYMGSLGCGNICLGSLHCGSTGFQSLGCGSSFSDPTYFTSRSCQSTCYQPAFSSRFFGSTC